In Synechococcus sp. CC9616, the following are encoded in one genomic region:
- a CDS encoding sulfotransferase domain-containing protein: MSFPKSGRTWVRVMLDRLRIPLHYTHDGSDHKYATHFDALQCCGLESKGQPLVFLHRDPRDTAVSGFFQKSLRIENGYEGDLAQFIRDPHHGLEKILVFNLAWIDHCTSSANSNRTLSYEALRANTVDGLTALMTTYLPSRPVSRRRIRREVEHASFDRMQQQEKQGVFARRYDKALTPGDPDNQDSFKVRRGKIGGFTDYFSEQDLDFADQLLQRYNYSDRLAAAHLAALI, translated from the coding sequence GTGTCGTTCCCGAAATCAGGTCGTACCTGGGTGCGCGTGATGCTGGATCGCCTGCGTATTCCCCTGCATTACACCCACGACGGCAGCGACCATAAATATGCGACTCACTTTGATGCGTTGCAGTGCTGTGGTCTCGAGTCCAAGGGTCAGCCACTGGTCTTTCTTCATCGCGATCCACGCGATACAGCGGTCTCGGGGTTTTTTCAAAAATCCCTGCGGATCGAGAACGGCTACGAAGGCGACTTAGCGCAGTTCATCCGCGATCCGCATCACGGCCTTGAGAAAATCCTTGTGTTCAATCTGGCCTGGATTGATCACTGCACTAGCTCAGCCAACTCCAATCGAACACTCTCCTACGAGGCATTACGGGCCAACACTGTGGACGGACTGACAGCTTTGATGACAACTTATTTGCCGTCCCGTCCTGTCAGTCGACGTCGCATTCGCAGAGAGGTTGAGCACGCTAGTTTCGATCGAATGCAGCAGCAGGAGAAACAAGGCGTCTTTGCTCGCCGCTATGACAAAGCGCTGACTCCCGGTGATCCTGATAATCAGGACAGCTTCAAAGTTAGGCGGGGCAAGATTGGAGGCTTTACGGATTATTTTTCGGAGCAAGATTTGGACTTCGCTGACCAACTCCTGCAGCGCTACAACTACTCAGATCGCTTAGCAGCTGCCCACTTGGCTGCTCTGATTTGA
- a CDS encoding sulfotransferase, which yields MNPRRPSLLLIRGLGHSGTTILDLALGAHPLVMGLGEATRILETPKPGEEHRGPAMLRGAHRYERRCTCGAIAAECPVWGPMLCWLDDHDDQTLPIKMQQLVQIVSQLEGPTPELIVDSYQDDFELSLDNQSELNRLVLHLTRDVRSWVHSRSRSARDRGAWFSAWQPLLRWVRTNARHEMLLKRSPNPLFRLGYEELALDPRHHLERLCGWLNLDFSEAMLRPGCCSSSHILSGNRVRFDPERTGHITYDGTWLSYPSGLAQLALLMPWIAAMNRRLVYSGQLKR from the coding sequence ATGAATCCTCGACGTCCTTCTTTGCTGCTGATTCGTGGACTGGGCCACAGCGGCACCACGATCCTTGATCTTGCTCTTGGCGCCCATCCCCTCGTCATGGGGCTTGGGGAAGCCACAAGGATTCTGGAGACCCCGAAACCTGGTGAGGAGCACCGAGGTCCGGCCATGTTGCGCGGAGCGCATCGGTACGAGCGACGCTGTACATGTGGGGCGATTGCTGCAGAGTGCCCTGTTTGGGGTCCGATGCTGTGTTGGCTTGATGATCATGACGATCAAACTCTGCCGATCAAGATGCAGCAGCTTGTGCAGATTGTGTCTCAGCTTGAGGGACCAACTCCGGAGCTAATCGTGGACTCTTATCAGGATGATTTTGAGTTGTCCTTGGATAACCAATCTGAATTGAATCGATTGGTACTTCACCTCACACGCGATGTGCGCTCTTGGGTGCACTCTCGCTCCCGAAGTGCTCGTGATCGTGGTGCTTGGTTTTCAGCTTGGCAACCCTTGTTGCGTTGGGTGCGGACCAATGCCCGTCATGAAATGTTGCTAAAACGTTCGCCCAATCCTTTGTTTCGGTTGGGTTATGAGGAGCTTGCGCTTGATCCTCGACATCATCTTGAGCGTTTGTGTGGTTGGTTGAATCTTGACTTTTCTGAAGCGATGTTGCGGCCTGGATGTTGTTCAAGCAGCCATATACTCTCCGGCAATCGGGTGCGATTTGACCCCGAACGTACAGGGCATATTACTTATGATGGAACTTGGTTGAGTTATCCAAGTGGTTTGGCTCAATTGGCACTATTGATGCCTTGGATAGCTGCAATGAATCGTCGGCTTGTTTATTCTGGTCAGTTAAAACGGTAA
- a CDS encoding sulfotransferase family protein, whose product MNSAGTFLLGLGAQKAGTSWLHHNLHRRNDADFGFCKEYHIHDALFLPQFSRFQPKRPMPWKWRTWRRARFLNRPERYFDYFLSLLKQHDIKLTGDITPSYACLEPQTLTWIRQELECRNIAIRTVFVMRDPLERWLSQHRMQLRKKGQLHPDAERDHFQALASKSLNSNRMSLRSDYAATLNALKRVFCPDQIFISFYEQLFSEAEYSRLCCHLNVDYQEPLWEQRINASEGTTNLPDSLMAQLGRCHAETYQSIVKQFPIIEAEQLWPTARRWCKI is encoded by the coding sequence ATGAACTCCGCAGGTACCTTCTTACTGGGCTTGGGGGCCCAGAAAGCGGGCACGAGCTGGCTTCATCACAACCTTCATCGACGGAATGATGCCGATTTTGGATTTTGCAAGGAATATCACATTCACGATGCACTCTTTCTGCCGCAGTTCAGCCGCTTCCAACCAAAGCGCCCAATGCCATGGAAGTGGCGCACATGGAGACGAGCACGATTCCTGAATCGCCCAGAACGATATTTCGACTATTTCCTCTCACTTCTGAAGCAACATGACATCAAGCTCACGGGTGACATAACTCCCTCCTATGCCTGCCTCGAGCCACAGACACTGACTTGGATCCGACAGGAACTGGAATGCCGCAATATTGCGATTCGAACGGTCTTTGTCATGCGTGATCCTCTCGAACGATGGCTGTCCCAGCACAGGATGCAATTACGAAAGAAAGGGCAACTCCATCCAGACGCCGAACGTGATCACTTTCAAGCTCTCGCTTCCAAGAGCCTAAACTCAAATCGCATGAGCCTGCGAAGCGATTACGCCGCTACTTTGAATGCTCTGAAGCGCGTCTTTTGTCCCGATCAGATCTTCATCAGTTTTTACGAACAACTTTTTAGCGAGGCCGAATATAGCCGCCTATGTTGTCATTTAAACGTGGATTACCAAGAACCGCTCTGGGAACAACGAATCAATGCAAGTGAAGGCACAACGAATCTTCCCGACTCCCTAATGGCACAACTTGGTCGCTGTCACGCAGAAACTTATCAATCGATAGTCAAACAATTTCCAATTATTGAAGCCGAGCAGCTCTGGCCCACAGCTCGACGTTGGTGCAAAATCTGA
- the kdsA gene encoding 3-deoxy-8-phosphooctulonate synthase → MTASQIQLGDITFANNGPFALLGGVNVLEDLDFALRCAGHYKLVCERLAIPLVFKASYDKANRSSVHSFRGPGLNEGLSILQAVKDRHGIPVITDVHSPEEATAAAKVADIIQLPAFLARQTDLVRAMAETGAVINIKKPQFLSPEQMRNIVEKFRECGNERLLICERGTNFGYDNLVVDMLGFGVMKRTCDDLPLIFDVTHALQCRDPGGTASGGRRSQVVDLAKAGMSVGLAGLFLEAHPDPNQARCDGPSALPLDLLEPFLSQMKAIDDLVKHMTPIAIE, encoded by the coding sequence ATGACAGCAAGTCAAATTCAGCTCGGCGACATCACCTTCGCCAATAACGGCCCCTTTGCGCTGCTCGGCGGTGTGAATGTCCTGGAGGATCTGGACTTCGCCCTGCGCTGCGCCGGTCACTACAAACTCGTCTGTGAACGCCTGGCTATTCCACTGGTGTTCAAGGCCTCCTACGACAAGGCCAACCGCTCATCCGTTCATTCCTTCCGCGGGCCAGGACTGAACGAGGGGCTGTCCATCCTTCAGGCGGTGAAGGACAGGCATGGCATACCCGTGATCACCGATGTCCACAGTCCGGAGGAGGCCACGGCAGCCGCCAAGGTGGCCGACATAATTCAGCTGCCGGCCTTCCTGGCCAGGCAGACCGATCTGGTACGGGCGATGGCTGAAACAGGAGCGGTGATCAACATCAAGAAGCCGCAGTTCCTCAGCCCTGAACAGATGCGCAACATTGTTGAAAAATTTCGCGAATGCGGCAACGAGAGGCTGCTGATCTGCGAGCGGGGTACCAATTTCGGCTACGACAACCTTGTGGTGGACATGCTCGGCTTCGGGGTGATGAAACGTACCTGCGACGACCTGCCGCTGATCTTCGATGTCACCCATGCCCTCCAGTGCCGCGACCCTGGCGGCACTGCCTCCGGTGGACGTCGCTCCCAGGTGGTGGATCTGGCCAAAGCGGGTATGTCTGTTGGCTTGGCGGGTCTGTTCCTCGAAGCCCACCCCGATCCAAACCAGGCCCGCTGCGATGGTCCCAGTGCCTTGCCCCTGGATCTGCTGGAGCCGTTCCTCAGCCAGATGAAAGCGATCGACGATCTGGTGAAGCACATGACTCCCATTGCAATTGAATGA
- a CDS encoding UvrD-helicase domain-containing protein, protein MSFLAGLNDAQRRAVDHHEGPLLVVAGAGSGKTRALTHRIAHLIGAHGVDPAHVLAVTFTNKAAREMKERLELLLAQRLAQSQFGQPWSTLPAVEQRQLRSRIYREVTKELWIGTFHALFARMLRFDIDKFKDSEGLTWTRQFSIYDEADAQSLVKEIVTQELQLDPKRFEPKKVRWAISNAKNQGWLPDQLEANAEGQRGKLTAETYRRYRRALAANNALDFDDLLLLPVQLLQQNEQVCSYWYRRFRHVLVDEYQDTNRTQYELIKLLVTGGKDPQNVEDWGGRSVFVVGDADQSIYSFRAADFTILMGFQDDFGDREPDDSTRTMVKLEENYRSTATILEAANALIANNSERIDKVLRPTRGEGELISLTRCDDEIAEAEAVVHRLRMLEAAHPDLSWGDMAVLYRTNAQSRAVEESLVRWGIPYVVVGGLRFYDRREIKDLLAYLRLLVNPADTVSLLRVINVPKRGIGKTTIQRLTDAANQLGIPLWDVVSDPEAVRSLGGRSAKGLLQFCELLNDLRQQVTEAAPSELIQQVMEKSGYVRELITEGTDEADERRRNLQELVNAALQFQEENEEADLEGFLATAALSSDADSKDTAADRVTLMTLHSSKGLEFPVVCLVGLEQGLFPSFRSLDDPASLEEERRLCYVGITRAKERLFLSHASERRLWGGMREAAVPSIFLSELPEALVQGDLPQSGGASLRRERRLERLTRVDRDVTSSPPANAVRRRHAGPAPGRSWSVGDKVTHSSFGVGEITHTFGSGEKVSIAVKFTGMGPKILDPRLAPIEPVDEAS, encoded by the coding sequence ATGAGCTTTCTGGCCGGCCTCAACGACGCCCAACGCCGGGCGGTGGATCACCACGAAGGCCCTCTGCTGGTGGTTGCTGGTGCTGGCAGTGGTAAGACCCGCGCCCTCACCCATCGCATTGCGCACCTTATTGGTGCCCATGGGGTTGATCCGGCCCATGTGTTGGCGGTGACCTTCACCAACAAGGCTGCCCGGGAGATGAAGGAGCGGCTGGAGCTTCTTCTGGCCCAGCGTCTGGCTCAAAGCCAGTTCGGACAGCCTTGGAGCACGTTGCCGGCTGTTGAACAGAGACAGTTGCGCTCCCGCATCTACAGGGAGGTCACCAAAGAGCTCTGGATTGGCACCTTTCACGCGCTGTTTGCGCGGATGTTGCGGTTCGATATCGACAAATTTAAGGATTCCGAGGGCCTCACCTGGACCCGCCAGTTTTCGATTTACGACGAGGCCGATGCCCAGAGCCTGGTTAAAGAGATCGTCACCCAGGAGTTGCAGCTCGATCCCAAGCGTTTCGAACCCAAGAAGGTTCGCTGGGCGATCAGCAACGCTAAGAACCAGGGTTGGCTGCCGGATCAGCTGGAAGCCAACGCGGAAGGGCAGCGTGGAAAGCTCACTGCGGAGACCTATCGGCGTTACCGCAGGGCCCTGGCCGCCAATAACGCCCTCGATTTCGACGATTTGCTCTTACTGCCTGTTCAGCTGTTGCAGCAGAACGAGCAGGTTTGCAGTTACTGGTACCGGCGGTTCCGGCACGTTCTGGTGGATGAATACCAGGACACGAACCGCACCCAATACGAATTGATCAAATTGCTGGTGACGGGCGGGAAGGATCCCCAGAACGTTGAGGACTGGGGTGGACGTTCCGTTTTTGTGGTGGGCGATGCGGACCAGAGCATCTACAGCTTCCGGGCCGCGGATTTCACAATCCTGATGGGGTTCCAGGATGACTTCGGCGATCGAGAGCCGGATGACTCCACCCGCACGATGGTGAAGCTCGAGGAGAACTATCGCTCCACTGCGACGATTCTCGAGGCTGCCAACGCACTGATCGCCAACAACAGTGAACGGATCGACAAAGTGCTGCGGCCCACGCGCGGTGAAGGTGAGCTGATCAGCCTCACGCGCTGTGATGACGAGATCGCTGAGGCCGAAGCCGTCGTGCATCGGCTGCGGATGCTGGAAGCAGCCCACCCGGATCTGAGCTGGGGGGATATGGCGGTTTTGTACCGCACCAATGCCCAGTCCCGAGCGGTTGAGGAATCGCTGGTGCGCTGGGGGATTCCTTATGTGGTGGTGGGTGGTCTGCGGTTTTACGACCGGCGTGAGATCAAGGATCTGCTGGCTTATCTGCGACTGCTCGTGAATCCAGCTGACACGGTCAGCCTGCTGCGGGTGATCAACGTGCCCAAGCGGGGCATCGGCAAGACCACGATCCAGCGCTTGACCGATGCGGCCAATCAACTGGGGATCCCGCTGTGGGATGTGGTGAGTGATCCCGAAGCGGTGCGCTCCCTGGGCGGACGCTCCGCGAAAGGTCTGCTGCAGTTCTGTGAACTACTGAACGACCTGAGGCAGCAGGTGACTGAAGCGGCTCCATCGGAATTGATTCAGCAGGTGATGGAAAAGAGCGGCTATGTCCGCGAACTGATCACGGAGGGAACCGATGAGGCGGATGAGCGTCGGCGCAACCTGCAGGAGCTGGTGAACGCCGCGCTGCAGTTTCAGGAGGAGAACGAGGAGGCTGATCTTGAAGGATTTCTCGCCACCGCTGCCCTCTCCAGTGATGCCGATAGCAAGGACACAGCCGCCGATCGCGTCACTCTGATGACATTGCACAGCAGCAAGGGACTGGAATTCCCCGTGGTCTGTCTGGTGGGACTGGAGCAGGGTCTTTTCCCCAGCTTCCGCTCCCTCGATGACCCCGCTTCCCTTGAGGAGGAACGGCGGCTCTGCTACGTGGGGATCACCCGTGCCAAGGAACGGCTGTTCCTCTCCCACGCCAGTGAACGGCGCTTGTGGGGCGGTATGCGTGAGGCTGCCGTGCCGTCGATCTTCCTGTCGGAACTTCCTGAGGCTTTGGTGCAAGGCGACCTGCCCCAGAGCGGCGGTGCTTCCCTGAGGCGAGAGCGGCGGTTGGAGCGGCTCACCCGTGTTGATCGTGATGTGACGTCGTCGCCTCCGGCGAACGCCGTTCGGCGGAGGCATGCCGGGCCCGCCCCCGGTCGCAGCTGGAGTGTTGGCGACAAAGTGACCCACAGCAGCTTCGGAGTTGGCGAGATCACCCACACCTTCGGCAGTGGCGAGAAGGTGTCGATTGCGGTGAAGTTCACAGGGATGGGACCCAAGATCCTTGATCCACGCCTGGCGCCCATTGAGCCAGTCGACGAGGCCTCATGA
- the kdsB gene encoding 3-deoxy-manno-octulosonate cytidylyltransferase, with product MAIQRALVAVPARLQSSRLPNKVLADIGGKPMIQRVLEGCVQASQVETVVLCTDSSQLHDLAVQWGFPVLMTSGDCSSGSERIASVADALLALAWGDAAPSAAETAVINVQGDQPFIDPITIDAMVAEFRRRDPLPAVVTPVYGLRPETVHNPNVVKTLLAHDGRALYFSRSAIPHVRDVDPAEWHQHTTYWGHVGMYGFRGDVLAGWDQLPASPLEDVERLEQLRLIEAGLTIATFEVQGTSLSVDTAEQLEQARAIASGR from the coding sequence ATGGCGATTCAACGCGCGCTCGTCGCAGTCCCGGCTCGCCTGCAGTCGTCTCGACTCCCAAACAAGGTCTTAGCGGATATTGGGGGGAAGCCCATGATTCAGAGGGTGCTGGAGGGATGTGTTCAGGCCTCTCAGGTGGAGACCGTGGTTCTGTGCACCGATAGCTCTCAGCTGCATGATCTCGCGGTGCAATGGGGTTTTCCCGTCTTGATGACCTCAGGGGACTGCAGTTCCGGAAGTGAAAGGATCGCTTCAGTGGCGGATGCGTTGCTGGCACTTGCCTGGGGCGATGCAGCCCCCAGTGCAGCTGAAACGGCTGTGATCAATGTGCAGGGGGATCAGCCGTTCATTGATCCGATCACCATTGATGCAATGGTGGCTGAATTTCGACGGCGTGATCCTCTCCCTGCCGTGGTCACTCCGGTCTATGGCCTTCGGCCGGAGACAGTGCACAACCCCAACGTGGTGAAGACTCTGCTGGCCCATGACGGCCGTGCGTTGTATTTCTCCCGCTCGGCGATTCCCCACGTTCGCGATGTAGACCCTGCTGAGTGGCATCAGCACACCACGTACTGGGGCCATGTTGGGATGTATGGCTTCCGAGGAGATGTTCTCGCGGGTTGGGATCAGCTTCCAGCCTCGCCACTCGAGGATGTCGAGCGTCTAGAGCAGCTTCGCCTTATCGAAGCTGGCCTCACCATCGCCACCTTTGAGGTGCAAGGGACGTCCTTGTCCGTCGACACCGCTGAGCAGCTGGAGCAGGCCAGGGCGATCGCTTCAGGTCGCTAG
- a CDS encoding HAD family hydrolase — MRELRWRLIRQTLRQINLLVLDVDGVLTDGGLWFNADGELTKRFDVRDGLGIRLLQQEGLEVVFLSGGQGGATQVRADQLGIRHCLVGIKDKPAALIALQKELERPQSETAFLGDDLNDLAVRPVVKLLLAPNDACGPVRRGANAVLSRSGGHGAVRELAERILRAKGRWQQLSEQGWRDRND; from the coding sequence ATGAGGGAGCTGCGTTGGCGCCTGATTCGCCAGACCTTGCGGCAGATCAACCTGCTAGTACTCGATGTCGATGGAGTGCTCACCGATGGCGGACTGTGGTTTAACGCCGATGGAGAGCTAACCAAACGCTTTGATGTCCGCGACGGACTCGGCATTCGTCTGCTGCAGCAGGAGGGGCTGGAGGTGGTGTTTCTAAGCGGCGGTCAGGGGGGCGCTACCCAGGTGCGTGCAGATCAACTGGGGATTCGCCACTGTCTGGTTGGGATCAAGGACAAACCTGCCGCTCTGATCGCTCTGCAAAAGGAGCTGGAGAGACCTCAAAGCGAAACTGCCTTTCTGGGGGATGACCTCAACGACCTTGCTGTACGTCCTGTGGTGAAACTTTTGCTGGCTCCCAACGACGCATGCGGCCCGGTTCGTCGTGGAGCCAATGCAGTGCTGAGCCGTTCTGGCGGACACGGTGCTGTGAGAGAGCTGGCAGAACGGATATTGCGAGCGAAAGGACGCTGGCAGCAACTAAGCGAACAAGGTTGGAGAGATCGGAACGACTAG
- a CDS encoding SIS domain-containing protein, with protein MSALTRCLQEEASAIASAAERLNSDEVESALALLDHCADRKAKLVITGVGKSGIVARKIAATFSSIGLMALFLNPLDALHGDLGVVAPEDVCLMLSNSGETAELLEVLPHLKRRGTGRIAIVGRAESSLARGSNVVLIAGVDREVCPLNLAPTASTAVAMAIGDALAAVWMQRRGISPADFALNHPAGSLGKQLTLTAADLMVPASKLHPMQPSTSLPEVIGGLTRDGIGSGWVENPAQPGALVGILTDGDLRRALQEHGTESWPDLTAKDLMTADPITVEGDVLVVNALERMERNRRKPISVLPVVNNKKRMLGLLRLHDLVQAGLA; from the coding sequence GTGTCTGCTCTTACACGCTGCCTGCAAGAGGAAGCATCTGCCATCGCTTCGGCAGCGGAACGTCTCAACAGTGACGAAGTGGAATCCGCTTTGGCACTGTTGGATCACTGTGCCGATCGCAAGGCAAAGCTGGTGATCACAGGCGTAGGCAAAAGCGGGATCGTGGCTCGCAAGATTGCTGCGACCTTTTCATCGATTGGCCTGATGGCCTTATTCCTCAATCCTCTTGATGCCCTGCATGGTGATCTCGGGGTGGTGGCGCCTGAGGATGTTTGCCTCATGCTGTCCAACAGTGGCGAGACGGCAGAACTTCTTGAGGTCTTACCCCATTTGAAGCGGAGAGGAACCGGACGCATTGCCATTGTTGGCCGTGCTGAATCGTCACTTGCACGAGGCAGCAATGTGGTGCTGATCGCTGGGGTGGATCGCGAAGTTTGTCCTCTCAATCTTGCTCCAACCGCGAGCACCGCAGTTGCCATGGCCATCGGTGATGCCCTGGCAGCCGTGTGGATGCAAAGACGGGGAATCTCTCCGGCAGATTTTGCCCTGAATCACCCAGCAGGATCCCTTGGCAAACAGCTGACGCTGACGGCCGCTGATCTGATGGTCCCCGCCAGCAAACTGCATCCGATGCAACCCAGCACATCCCTACCGGAGGTCATTGGGGGACTGACACGTGATGGAATCGGCAGTGGATGGGTCGAAAACCCCGCTCAACCTGGGGCCTTGGTGGGAATCCTGACCGATGGTGATCTGCGGCGTGCCCTTCAGGAGCATGGGACTGAATCCTGGCCCGATCTCACCGCCAAGGATCTGATGACAGCCGACCCCATCACCGTCGAAGGAGATGTGCTGGTCGTCAACGCCCTGGAACGCATGGAACGCAATCGTCGCAAGCCGATTTCGGTGTTGCCTGTGGTGAACAACAAGAAGCGCATGCTCGGGTTGCTGCGACTGCATGATCTCGTCCAAGCCGGCTTGGCATGA
- a CDS encoding CCA tRNA nucleotidyltransferase: MALVGGVVRDGLLHREQQRTWTGVTDLDLVVEGDASAVASALKQRCGPNRLTRCLEHASFATVALTLDGLAVDLATARAETYPAPADNPVVRPGSLESDLVRRDFTINAMALDLLSGELIDRFDGRVHLAAHQLVFLHQGSVADDPTRLIRAARYGARLGFDLSPDALDQVQSTIAKWPWPWHPGDQADPFPPALSTRLRIELDRLLDHEPWQQGLDLLDRWGALSLIDVGLQRDTQRSRRLRWAQSLDMPLLPALLTAADHPLETARRLQLSGVQLCWLEQLPSLRQWAESDAPPLKASPSQWTQALERGGWFPGTVALLICERPQNWRPLLRWWGRWRHHRSSLAARDLIAAGWAPGPALGAELQRLRLVELDQGR, from the coding sequence TTGGCTCTTGTCGGTGGTGTGGTCCGTGATGGTCTGCTGCACCGCGAGCAGCAAAGAACCTGGACTGGCGTCACCGATCTGGATCTGGTGGTGGAAGGAGACGCTTCCGCCGTTGCATCCGCACTGAAGCAACGCTGTGGACCGAACCGGTTGACCCGCTGCCTCGAGCACGCCAGCTTCGCGACGGTGGCGTTGACGCTGGATGGCCTGGCGGTGGATCTGGCGACCGCCCGTGCTGAGACCTACCCGGCTCCGGCCGACAATCCCGTGGTGCGGCCAGGCTCCCTGGAATCCGACCTGGTGCGGCGTGATTTCACCATCAATGCCATGGCCCTTGATCTGCTTTCTGGAGAGCTGATTGATCGTTTTGACGGGCGCGTCCATCTGGCGGCACACCAGCTTGTGTTTCTGCATCAGGGAAGCGTTGCGGATGATCCGACCCGTTTGATTCGCGCTGCCCGCTACGGCGCACGGCTGGGTTTTGATCTCAGTCCAGATGCCCTGGATCAGGTTCAGTCCACCATCGCCAAATGGCCCTGGCCTTGGCACCCAGGCGATCAGGCTGATCCGTTTCCCCCTGCACTTTCCACGCGATTGCGGATAGAACTGGACCGCCTGCTGGACCATGAGCCCTGGCAACAGGGCCTGGATCTTCTCGATCGTTGGGGGGCTTTGTCCCTGATTGACGTCGGCTTGCAACGGGATACTCAGCGGTCCAGGCGTCTGCGCTGGGCTCAAAGTTTGGACATGCCCCTGCTGCCAGCCCTGTTGACGGCCGCGGATCACCCGCTGGAAACGGCACGACGGTTGCAGTTGTCTGGGGTGCAGCTGTGCTGGCTTGAGCAGCTTCCGTCCCTGCGCCAATGGGCTGAGAGCGATGCGCCGCCTCTGAAGGCCTCGCCCTCTCAGTGGACCCAGGCTTTGGAACGTGGCGGTTGGTTCCCAGGCACGGTGGCTTTGCTGATTTGTGAGCGACCGCAGAACTGGCGTCCCCTGCTGCGCTGGTGGGGCCGCTGGCGTCATCACCGCTCCTCGTTAGCGGCTCGCGATCTGATTGCTGCCGGCTGGGCGCCGGGCCCTGCCCTTGGGGCCGAGCTCCAGCGCCTGCGCCTGGTGGAGCTTGATCAGGGTCGATGA